The Populus trichocarpa isolate Nisqually-1 chromosome 18, P.trichocarpa_v4.1, whole genome shotgun sequence genomic interval tgtttaattttcatataaaaaatttaaccaaactaaaattattatttcttaaaatttaaaaccgaaatcggttcaaaccgactggtttcagttcggttcagtTTCTGTTGttcaaaaaccaataaaaccaAGAAGCAAAACCCATTTTTGTTGTTCAGGAACTTATTCCAATTTACATGACCAAGAcatgattgaattttatttaaaatacaagcAAAATCAGAGTTGCAAAATACAACATAAtagaaaaagcaaaagcaatACCCCATAAAATATCAAGGAAAATAGAAGCTGGAGATCAATCAAGATTGGAAGGAAAATAGATCTGTCCATAGTGAATGAGTTGGATCCAAATGAGAACTCAAGTTTTGTACTTTTATCAAACATTTATGCTGACCATAGTCATTTTGAAGAAGCAATTGAGTTAAGGCTCTTTTTGAAAGATAAGTAGATGGATAAAGAGCTTGTATGTAGTTTGATTGAAGCAAATGGTGTAGTTCATGGATTTGTTGCGGGGGGAGAGAAGAGAGTGTGATGAAGAAGATAAGATGCAGGGATGGACTTGAGAGATGAGAGGCAGAGAGAAAGAGGGGTGGATGCGGGCGTTGGTTTAGGTTAGTGTTAGATTATTTATaatctcttttatctttttaaagtGATGGTTTAACTGGTTAGGTTCAGTCCGattcaatcggtttcagacatttgaaatcaaaactgaaccgaaccagatttttttttgttttctaatcggttaatctatttttttttctcaattcgattttctcggtttaattagttttttggattttgtgctCATCCCTAAGCATGTCAATGACAACTCCTCCTATCTTTTTTCCCTTACATCAGCAGGGCACTCCACCTCTTTTAATGGAGGGAGATCAGACGAAgggggttttgtttttgtttttctttcattctttgtcTACGTGGTTGTTTCTCTTTTTAGTGTTATCTACTAGTCGTGAATTATACTATTGTTGTTGATAGTGATGATTAGGAAATGAATAATGATATCTAGGATCATGGATGTTGGCGAGAGATTGAGGTGTGCCTAAGTTTGGTTTGAGTGGTTGTTCTGAACGGTGAATGGTTCTAGTGGCGTCTATGATGAAGGTTGGAATGATGTTGTTTGGTGGTTATGGCGTGGCTGAGTTATTATGGATATGGGCGATGGTGATACAAGTTTGAAAGGTGAGTTGGTTTGGCTGTAATAGTGGTTATGGATGGTGGCTCTGTGAGTTTAGTTGGGTTGCATGGCGGTGCTAAAGTTTCAAGTGGAAGGATGGGTTTCAATGTAGGAATTTCCCATCATGGTCGGAGAAAGGAGAGGGGTTGATCTTTGTTTTCTGTtaagaacaaaagaagaagataaaaaaagagaagggccGTGGCTTGCCAAATTATGACTAAGAGAAATGAGTAAAAGGTAAACATATTAGAACaaagagttttttcttttttattttactaagaGTGAGCTTTTTTTATCGAGAGAGGGAGCTACATATTATTgtttagataaattttttttatcaaattgttGCCcctaataaaaagagaaagtaaTATATTTGTAGATAAATTTTTAGGGCAACCTTTTTTGGGATATGCTTGGTTTGAAATTAGAAAACCCTAATGTACTATTAGGATATGAAAAATAAGACAAAGATATTCTAtctctcatattttatttactttcaattTATACCATATaactctaattaaaataaataaaaataaattataaaatttattttttaataaattcattgttGAGTGAtagaattgagaaaaaataaatataaaaaacataataaaatagcCTAAGTCTATCTCGGTTAACTAGTAAAATCTGTGATACAGGTTATGAGATTagaataattcataaaaaaataaactaaaataaataacaaaaattaattcataatcaacaaaatattgaagatgttgaatgataaaactaaaaaaaattgattaaaaaatagacaaaaaaaatcaagtcaactagatttttttaaattaaaataaaaaagataaatcataataaattataaagtttaatatccaataaaataatcgctgaagaataaaaaaaaatataattttttaaattaaaacaaaaaaaaacactatttaatttaattgaaacaaaatgatTGGAATGGAACCAAAACATTCCAATCGAAATTTAGGCAGAATTTAAATAATTGGCCAAGATTGAAATctattctaattttgttttatttttgtaaccAGAATAAAATATACTGACCATTTACGAAcagaacataataataatataattgatcTCCTTTGGTGTATTTATACTTGGATTTGTATTGTACAGTATTGGTGCACCTGTGAGTTTGTGctgtgaggttttttttttaatacaaaagaaaaggaaagagaggtatttttataatagtatttttaatttgaaattactttagcaaattaaaatgtcttttttttctaattttatttcaaactcaTGAGCTCAcagtttttggttttataatattaagacaaactttttttttaatataataaaaaaaacagcccAAAACGACACCGAAAGCTTCGCGTAGTGGGCAGGCGGAAGCGGTTAAGCCCCCAGATTTTTTCCAGTCGGAGACGCACTTGTCATGTCAAAACACAACCCACACGCACCACTCACACATTCgagaacaacaaatgaaaaaaaaaagaaagaaaaaaacaaaacgaaataaagaaaaaaaacaaaacgaaaacaaagtgtttatttattttggtgtgATAGCTAAATTTCTGAAACACTAGCCACCACTCATTGTCTCACCATCTCCTTATTTCATTTCACCTCACAACACCATACCCCAACTCTTCGATTCTAAATTTTGCAAACATTTGATTTGggtgtttcattttttattgttggggTTTTTGATTTCATGGGGGTTCAGaggaattttattataattgaataaattgggataaggaaaagaaatggaGTGGGATAGCGATTCGGATCTGAGCGGGGAGGAAGATGAGGAGGGATTCATGTTAAACGACGGAGGAGGAGGTCCTTTGCCTTTTCCTGTCGAGAATTTGCTGCAAACTGCTCCTTGTGGATTTGTTGTCACTGATGCTCTTGAACCTGACCATCCTCTTATTTATGTCAACACTGTTTTTGAGATGGTTACTGGCTATCGAGCTGAGGAAGTTCTTGGCCGTAATTGgtatgttttctcttttttcagcGTTAGGGTTTTCTAtacctttttattaattttattttactataggTTTAATTGACTTAGATCATCTTGTTTAAGGAAGCTGGCAATTTTTTGAGCGTAGGGTTTTGATGTTTAGGGTAAgaaataggatttttttttgtacttcaatttttttttgtcacttgaTGTGCTTGAGCTTAGACTTTGGTGACATGGGGCAAATAATAGTTAGCGAGTTCGtatgttttttgctttgttGGTTATTGAGAAGCCACCTTCTGTTTTTGGAGCTCTTAAAATCTTTTGAGAAATGGGAGGAAACAGCTTGAAAATGTCTAAGGAAGCTGGTGACAATGAGgcattttaccttttcttttttttcatgaagtGATTAAATCTTAAGTATCTTCCAGGTTAGACACTTAATTGCTGGCTAACTGCATCAACCTAAACGTGTATGACAACCAATTTGTCATCTCAGAAGGGCTGAATTTTGACATAGGAGAGAGATTTTTGAGAAATCCACCTGCTGATGCTTTATTTTGAAGATTAGTATTTGGAGAACATGGTAGTTACAGTCTAAATATTACGAGGATAGGATAGGATAGATGCTTGTGGTGTGATTAGGATCTGAAAGGTGAGGATCTGTGGTGGAAAATTTGATGCTTAATACAAGTTATTTGGAGGAATCTTGGGGAGCGCATCCGAGTTAAGACACTAAAGCATATTTGCTGTGTTGTTTTCCTATtcaactaggaaaataattaatcgaaatagaaaaaatgcCCAAGGGAAGTGCAGTGCAAGTAGTAGGGAAAAGAGCAGACCTAATGTATCCAATCAAGCATGAAAGATCCAAGTTCTAGGTTTTTGCTATTAGTAACCTGGTGTAGTGTTTGGTGCTGTTATGGGGAATTTTAATTCATACCTTTCTTCCATGTTGGCAGTGCTTGACTTTTGTGAAGagttttaataaactaataaaatttgTAAACCAGGGCTGCACTGCATTAATTTTGTTTACTCATAACAGAACAAGGATTATAAGAGTGGCTCAAGAATGAAGGAAtgtagaataaaaaatgttGGGAATGAAAGAAATCTAGGCATTCattcattaacaaaaataatgctTGAAATTCTCTTTAGGTGCACAAATACCATTAGGAAGCGGGTAATTAGGACTTTGATAGTAGATTGAGGCTACCAAGAATGGCTTGTAACTTTTATAGGTTCAAAGTTAGAGTCAGCGGACTTTAGCTGTAGGCAAATCCAGTAAAATCAGGAATGAAAAGATAGtcataatgtaataaaaataggCCATGAATATATTAGTTCCTTTCAGAGCTACCTTGTTACCAAAATGGCGTTTATTTATTGTCTCAGGGCCCCTTCATTTTAGGCTTCTGAAGGGATTTTCTATGGAAGCCGTAAAAGGAATTTATGATAGAGCAGGTGGTTCCTATAATGAATTTTAGAATTTCAAAATTCATAACTTGCTGTAGGCAGTATAGGTGTAAAGGAGTATAATGAACACTTCCCCCCCTCTGAACTGTCTCTTTAATTGGATAgcagttattattttctttcatgctgTCCATTATTAGTAAGGTACCTCCTCAAATTTATGCAATACATGGTCAATTTGATGAATGATGATGGTTGATGTGAAGTCATGAACAATTTCCTGTTGTATCAAAATGCCAATGCATCAAAGTAGCAATCTCCCTGATAGGAGTAAAATTGGaggattcattttatttttatttcattcgaACGTTATTTGGAACTTTGTGGAATTTATGCTTTATGCCTGCATTTGTTTTGGGAGTAAAATGGgaggttcattttttttttttttcattcgaACATTTTTTGGAACTTCATGGAGTTTATGCTTAATTCCTGCATTTGTTTTGTGGTGAGACACAGGGATTTGTGGACTCTAATCTCTTTACATTTTGTTGTCATTGTCTTAAGTGTCAAAGGCATGGGTTACAGGGAAGATGTATAGATCCCAATTTCTGTGATGCTTTATGAAATGGTTTATGTCAAACAAATGGTTGATACTGTACTCGAATGTTTGTATTTCATTtgccaattaaaattttttttaagtaaacatTCCATGTCTTGACAGCTTGAGGCTTTACTGGAGATCTGATGGTTTATTATTTGATTAGCTCTTTGTCCTCAATTTCAAGGATGCCCATATGTGCTCTGTGGTTTTGGATTCGGTAAGAGTGAAAATTGGTCTAGTGAATGGAAAAAAACTGGACAAGAGGGGAATAAAAAAAGCAACACTGTTGGTAGCGAGTAAAGTTGCATCTATGGATTTCACCTATCCTGGTTTAGTGTAACAAAAAGCTGAGACtggagttttaatttttttggtcgAGGCAAGTAAACCAACCTACCTTGAGAACTCATATGCTAATTTTTGCTTGCGTAGGAATGTGTTGTTTTACCTAATTAATGTTACACCAGCCAAGCTTATCTTCATGCACTGAAATGCTTGTGTGTTCGCATGTGTGTGCATTGCAACCATGGATAGTGGGGCATTGAGTCAGTTCAATCTTCGGCTTCTGCTCTTGTGTGTTCACAATTATCGCATGTATTAACTTTATCTATTTCTCGTACTAGCCtgtattaattaaagaaataagaattGCAGCACTAGGCGCCAAGTTTTAATAAAACTGGTATTATGTGTTACTTTTTTTAACCTTATCTTTTTGGTATGGGATCATCTCAGTGATGCTCCTTGACTAAAGATATCTCCATATTTCTTGATCTGGGACTCTCACAGTTTTCCAATTTTTATTAGTATATCTCTCCTTTCAATATACTCTGTAACTTTGTTGAATCGGAATGCAAATTTGATGCTTAGATAGAACATCTCATTGGAGTTATGGTTTTCCAAAGATAAGCGATGATGAACTCTATACAGATGATGTCATTTCaagattaattatttgatatttggaACATATAATGTACTGGCCAGAGCTGTTGATATATTGAATATGGCGAGGAATTTATCATCTAATGATCAAAATATACTGCCTTGTCATTAATTGCAGCAACTATTATTGGTAAAACAAATTACATGTTTTATGTGGCCAAAGACACTAGGTGGTTTATCCGTCTTGGTTCAATGTGAATGTACAGTTTGCAAGATTGGTGCTACAATGGTATTTGTAACTGATCTCATGTGTTCTTGATATCATTAATTGATAGGACTCTTCGCATGTAACTCTTTGATTTATAATTCCAAGCATGTAAGAGCTTGACTGGGTTATGAGAACTGCTTCCACCCTATATTCATTTTATGTCAGCAGGTTATATCTTTGATACTTTTTTAGAGAATTCTTATTGATATGAAGCGGTACACTGGTAATAGCTAAAACTGGGAAGTTAAGTTACccagaacaaaacaaaagcagTTGTGGTCATTGTATGCTGTACACATTATTGTTGTGTAGCTGCAGTGCTGAGTTTTGTATAaagattcaatttatttttcccatACAGAAACTGATGTATACGCACAAGACTACATTTTAGATTTACTGCATTTTATTTGCTCAAGGATGTCATTTAACATTACATGCTCCGAAAGCCAGTTGATAATGTCTGGAGCTTGATTTATAAATCAGTGTTTAAATTTTGAACCTGTGATTTCTGTCACTAGATTGGCAATTGAAAGTAGAGCGCTGATTTTAAATTCTGATTATAGAGCCAAGTCAAACTTATaggaaaaagtttaaaaaattctgAATATAGAGCCAAGTCAAAATTATAGGAAAAGTTTTTAACAGAGGATTTATTAACGTGTGTCGCTCTTTAAGTGAATGTTTAAGCAACATATCTTTGTGAGTTAATATATGTGTTATGGACGCATGACGAGAATTCATAGAACCATGACATAAATAGTGGCTGTTGCTACTACACAATGATCAATAATTGGATTTTCACTTCCCGTTACTCTTTTTTGCCATTATAACATGCTTTTTGAAAGCACACCATAATGGCCATAGCTGCCATTACATAATGACATTGGCTATTAGCAGCCCATATTTAAAGATTATTTATGCTAAcagttttatcctttaaaagCCAATGACATTGGCTGCCATTACATATTGACCTTGACCTcgtttcttttatgtttttcttaccCTTCTCTCAGCAGTTATCAGCACCCTGATCCtacctcattttcttttatagaatttcatttttttcatcattttcaactaATTCATGCACTAAACTTGAAATATTTGCTTCAAAAATCGACACTTGACTTCTACCTCAGTTTTCATTTAGAGATGATAACTCTACTAGTATGAGACTCCATGAAGATCATTTTTTTAGATGGATCTTTTATTACATGTAAATTTAGGTCATGGTTTACAGTTTATGTCATTACTAACCACTGTTTTACTATTGTGTTTCTTTACCAAAAAGTGTAAAACATGCTTGAGCTAAAAATTTTCTAAGAGTTCCTTATGATTCACTGTCATAATGGTTGCAATCCATTACTGATTTAATACCATGCATAGAATCACACATGTATACATTTGAAGGCTGCTATGCTTATTTCTACTGTTAACAGAGTTGGACCACTATCTCCTGTgtcatttacatttttttatttgtacatttttttgtagttattttttagtacATTTGTTGGGTTCCATGAAGTTGTGTCTTGGTTCTTCTCCGCCTCCACATTATCTTATAAGTTGTAAGAGTTGCTGATATGatatgcaatttttgtttttgtaggtGTTTATCATTTTAGAGTTGAATGTTGTACAAGggctttatttctttattttctcattttttctttttttcattcataGGGTATTGGTTTGGTAGAATACAGTCATGCACATGCCCATGTGTTTATTTGGTTGTTATGATGTTGATATTTTATGGTTGTCATTGATTATTGGCTATTCTTTCATTATTCTAAAACTATGCTTGTTGTTACAGCCGTTTCTTGCAATGCAGAGGACCATTTGCTAAACGAAGGCATCCATTGGTCGACTCCACAGTGGTTTCGGAAATAAGAAGATGCCTCGAAGAGGGCATTGAATTCCAAGGTGAGTTGTTAAACTTCAGAAAAGATGGATCTCCACTGATGAACAGGCTGCGGCTTACTCCTATATATGGGGAGGATGACACAATTACTCATGTTATTGGAATCCAGTTCTTCACCGAAGCTAATATTGATCTAGGTCCCGTGCCTGGTTATTCAGTAAAGGAGTCTTCAAAATTGGCTGATAAGTTTCGTTCTGGTTTTTCCACCTATCGTCCAATCCCAGTAGGTGATCGTAATGTTAGCCGTGGCATCTGTGGGATACTGCAATTGAGTGATGAGGTACTGTCTCTTAAGATACTTTCACGTTTGACTCCAAGGGATATTGCTTCAATTGGTTCTGTCTGCAGACAACTCTATGAGCTGACAAAGAATGAGGATCTCTGGAGAATGGTCTGTCAGAATGCTTGGGGTAGTGAAACAACTCGAGTTCTAGAGACTGTGCCTGGTGCAAAGAGACTTGGCTGGGGTCGGCTTGCTAGGGAATTGACAACTCTTGAAGCAGCAACATGGAGAAAGCTAACCGTTGGAGGTTCTGTTGAACCCTCAAGGTGCAATTTCAGTGCTTGTGCAGTTGGTAATCGAGTTGTACTTTTTGGTGGGGAGGGTGTTAACATGCAGCCAATGAATGATACCTTTGTCCTGGATCTGAACTCCAGTAACCCAGAGTGGCAACATGTCCATGTGAGCTCCCCTCCTCCTGGTCGGTGGGGACATACACTTTCTTGTGTTAATGGGTCTCATTTGGTGGTTTTTGGAGGTTGTGGAAGGCAAGGTCTATTGAATGATGTCTTTATTTTGGATTTGGATGCCAAGCCTCCGACTTGGCGTGAGATTTCTGGATTGGCCCCTCCACTTCCACGATCATGGCACAGTTCCTGCACCCTTGATGGCACTAAGTTGATTGTCTCTGGTGGGTGTGCAGATTCTGGAGTACTTCTTAGTGACACATTTCTGCTTGATTTGTCAATGGAGAAGCCTATCTGGAGGGAGATACCAGTTTCATGGACCCCACCATCTCGGCTAGGTCACACTCTCTCAGTTTATGgaggaagaaaaatattgatgttcGGGGGTTTGGCTAAGAGCGGTCCCCTTCGGTTCCGCTCCAGTGACGTGTTTACTATGGATCTAAGTGAGGAGGAACCTTGTTGGAGATGTGTAACAGGGAGTGGAATGCCTGGTGCTGGAAACCCTAGCGGCATAGCTCCTCCACCTAGACTTGATCATGTAGCTGTGAGCCTTCCTGGTGGTAGAATCCTGATCTTTGGTGGCTCTGTTGCAGGTCTTCACTCTGCCTCGCAGCTTTATCTCCTTGATCCTACTGACGAGAAACCTACATGGAGGATTCTAAATGTACCCGGGCGACCTCCAAGATTTGCTTGGGGGCACAGTACCTGTGTTGTTGGAGGGACAAGGGCTATAGTCCTTGGTGGTCAAACTGGGGAGGAGTGGATGCTGAGTGAGCTCCATGAACTGTCTTTGGCAAGTTCAGCCACCTAATTTTCACAAGGTATGTACAATGGGAAGCTGTGGcaaaggaatccttataagccCTCAACCCCAAAAACAGAGATCATTTGTTGGAAACTCAGTTGAGACTGTTGTTTCGGTCACTAATAACAGTTGACAAACGTTGCTCCAGTCAGGACTTCTGTACCAAGTGGTGTCCATTAATGCATTTTCTTGTACCCAGTAGTTCTGACCCGGCATGAACTTACATAAGGTGACATgcaactggttttttttttctttttggtaagGTTCATATGTAATGTACCGTTCAAAATGCACAATGGAGATTCTTCCTCTATAGGTTAGTGGCTCTCGATAGACTGGTTGGTATTATTAATAGTTGTAGGCTTAATGCAGCTCTGTAATCTTAAACAAACAGAagttcaaaacaagaaaaaaagtggtgcatgtttataatattagtaGCGTGCTGCTTGGTTTGTAAGTTGTATCTAGACAAATAGCTTGTTAATAACCTCCAAGAGTTTGAGATTTACTTTCCTTCGTTTTACTGtggaagttgttttttaaatgtgttttattttattttatttagaagtatattaaaataattttctttacaggtgttttttttatatcaatatattaaaattattgaaaaacattaaaaaaaaaattaatttgatgatttttaaagtaaatgtatttttgaaacATACAGAATGAAACGAACACCCTAACAGGTACTTAAGGTTGGTTTTGAAATGTTTTAGCTGTGCCAGCACTAACTTGCCGAGTGATAACCTTCGCCATTACTGTTTTCAatattgtcattgttttttttttattattattattattaatgctGGCCAGTTTGTGTACATTTTGATTAACTTCATggattctgaagttaacgattatgtaaACCTCTAATAACCCTAAAGTTTATAGaactcgaactagtgatcttTAGTGCAAATCT includes:
- the LOC7488958 gene encoding adagio protein 1, producing the protein MEWDSDSDLSGEEDEEGFMLNDGGGGPLPFPVENLLQTAPCGFVVTDALEPDHPLIYVNTVFEMVTGYRAEEVLGRNCRFLQCRGPFAKRRHPLVDSTVVSEIRRCLEEGIEFQGELLNFRKDGSPLMNRLRLTPIYGEDDTITHVIGIQFFTEANIDLGPVPGYSVKESSKLADKFRSGFSTYRPIPVGDRNVSRGICGILQLSDEVLSLKILSRLTPRDIASIGSVCRQLYELTKNEDLWRMVCQNAWGSETTRVLETVPGAKRLGWGRLARELTTLEAATWRKLTVGGSVEPSRCNFSACAVGNRVVLFGGEGVNMQPMNDTFVLDLNSSNPEWQHVHVSSPPPGRWGHTLSCVNGSHLVVFGGCGRQGLLNDVFILDLDAKPPTWREISGLAPPLPRSWHSSCTLDGTKLIVSGGCADSGVLLSDTFLLDLSMEKPIWREIPVSWTPPSRLGHTLSVYGGRKILMFGGLAKSGPLRFRSSDVFTMDLSEEEPCWRCVTGSGMPGAGNPSGIAPPPRLDHVAVSLPGGRILIFGGSVAGLHSASQLYLLDPTDEKPTWRILNVPGRPPRFAWGHSTCVVGGTRAIVLGGQTGEEWMLSELHELSLASSAT